The following proteins are co-located in the Apium graveolens cultivar Ventura chromosome 5, ASM990537v1, whole genome shotgun sequence genome:
- the LOC141724193 gene encoding uncharacterized protein LOC141724193 isoform X1 has protein sequence MNWSKTLCMLCRLSWILIRMLGSLILLLRPLAWMDGKTVNLRLHYEGKFKKTSYVGGKHFIVMGLDVESFSYSVLMELVKDNVHFTEIGGIYPNKGRNGGWQLLSNDKQVMALVEDCAPGYLVNFYIDNIVDKKIEPAPQMQPHVITRPRENFIQASHEKPLKRKFVTTHKLQQQKKKMDKKLLGVGGWQDILTKESGQDVPVRENEKVTVRRKLALEPCVGDVEDTGHKDVAEKLPPPPPLSEYLKFKKACCRGDSEDTRMDVAEKLPPPSSLPMFLKRNMEKVKKARCRGVVDKMVLFSYYHFF, from the exons ATGAACTGGAGCAAGACTTTATGCATGTTATGCAGACTCTCATGGATTCTGATCCGTATGCTCGGATCTCTAATACTTCTATTGAGGCCACTTGCTTG GATGGACGGCAAAACAGTTAATCTGAGGTTGCACTATGAAGGAAAGTTTAAGAAGACATCATATGTTGGTGGAAAACATTTCATTGTGATGGGCTTAGACGTTGAATCTTTTTCTTATTCTGTGCTTATGGAATTGGTCAAAGATAACGTCCATTTTACTGAAATTGGAGGAATCTACCCAAACAAAGGAAGAAACGGTGGTTGGCAGCTGTTGTCAAATGATAAGCAAGTCATGGCTCTTGTGGAAGATTGTGCTCCTGGATATTTAGTAAACTTCTACATTGACAACATTGTTGACAAAAAAATTGAGCCGGCTCCTCAAATGCAACCTCATGTGATCACTCGGCCTAGGGAAAACTTCATCCAAG CTTCCCATGAGAAACCGCTGAAGCGTAAGTTTGTTACCACACATAAACTCCAACAGCAAAAAAAGAAAATGGATAAAAAGTTGCTCGGGGTTGGTGGTTGGCAGGACATTTTAACAAAAGAAAGTGGACAAGATGTACCTGTCCGTGAAAATGAAAAAGTAACTGTGAGAAGGAAGTTAGCCTTAGAACCATGTGTAGGGGATGTTGAAGATACTGGACATAAGGATGTTGCTGAGAAG ttaccaccaccaccaccgctctccgagtatttaaaattcaaaaaagcTTGTTGCAGAGGGGATAGTGAAGATACTCGTATGGATGTTGCTGAGAAG TTACCACCACCATCATCGCTCCCCATGTTTCTCAAACGAAACATGGAAAAGGTGAAAAAGGCTCGATGTAGAGGGGTCGTTGATAAAATGGTATTATTCAGTTATTACcatttcttttga
- the LOC141724193 gene encoding cytochrome P450 CYP82H23-like isoform X3, with translation MAHKFGPVFLLGLGIYKTLVVSNWKVVKECFTVLDKVFATHPKFFTLEIMGYDQSMIGFLPYGRNWRDLRKLVMVEMLCTSRLEKLKHVRESEVNFFIKGLYELWISKGEGNYMPVVELKEKFGDLTLNIMVRMVVGKHCFSTGEESRRFQKALGDFMHLVGLIMVSDAIPLLGWLDSLTGYKGKMKKTAKDLEEILESWMKEHRQKRKLSSIDELEQDFMHVMQTLMDSDPYARISNTSIEATCLDGRQNS, from the exons ATGGCACATAAATTTGGACCCGTCTTCTTGTTGGGACTAGGAATTTACAAAACTCTTGTGGTTAGTAACTGGAAAGTTGTTAAAGAATGTTTTACAGTTCTGGACAAAGTCTTCGCGACCCATCCAAAATTTTTTACACTGGAGATTATGGGTTATGACCAAAGTATGATAGGATTTCTTCCTTACGGACGTAACTGGCGTGATCTTCGTAAGCTAGTAATGGTTGAAATGCTGTGCACCAGCAGGCTTGAGAAGCTCAAGCATGTTCGGGAATCAGAAGTCAATTTCTTTATCAAGGGGCTTTATGAGTTGTGGATAAGTAAAGGAGAAGGAAACTACATGCCTGTGGTAGAACTGAAAGAGAAATTTGGAGACCTAACATTGAATATAATGGTGAGAATGGTGGTGGGAAAGCATTGTTTTAGCACTGGTGAGGAGTCGAGACGGTTTCAGAAGGCCTTGGGGGATTTCATGCATCTGGTAGGTTTGATTATGGTTTCCGATGCAATTCCCCTGCTTGGTTGGTTAGATTCTTTAACGGGATAtaagggaaaaatgaagaagacAGCTAAAGACTTGGAAGAAATACTCGAGAGCTGGATGAAGGAGCATCGACAGAAAAGGAAACTTTCAAGCATCGATGAACTGGAGCAAGACTTTATGCATGTTATGCAGACTCTCATGGATTCTGATCCGTATGCTCGGATCTCTAATACTTCTATTGAGGCCACTTGCTTG GATGGACGGCAAAACAGTTAA
- the LOC141724193 gene encoding cytochrome P450 CYP82H23-like isoform X2 — translation MAHKFGPVFLLGLGIYKTLVVSNWKVVKECFTVLDKVFATHPKFFTLEIMGYDQSMIGFLPYGRNWRDLRKLVMVEMLCTSRLEKLKHVRESEVNFFIKGLYELWISKGEGNYMPVVELKEKFGDLTLNIMVRMVVGKHCFSTGEESRRFQKALGDFMHLVGLIMVSDAIPLLGWLDSLTGYKGKMKKTAKDLEEILESWMKEHRQKRKLSSIDELEQDFMHVMQTLMDSDPYARISNTSIEATCLVSLKPNTHC, via the coding sequence ATGGCACATAAATTTGGACCCGTCTTCTTGTTGGGACTAGGAATTTACAAAACTCTTGTGGTTAGTAACTGGAAAGTTGTTAAAGAATGTTTTACAGTTCTGGACAAAGTCTTCGCGACCCATCCAAAATTTTTTACACTGGAGATTATGGGTTATGACCAAAGTATGATAGGATTTCTTCCTTACGGACGTAACTGGCGTGATCTTCGTAAGCTAGTAATGGTTGAAATGCTGTGCACCAGCAGGCTTGAGAAGCTCAAGCATGTTCGGGAATCAGAAGTCAATTTCTTTATCAAGGGGCTTTATGAGTTGTGGATAAGTAAAGGAGAAGGAAACTACATGCCTGTGGTAGAACTGAAAGAGAAATTTGGAGACCTAACATTGAATATAATGGTGAGAATGGTGGTGGGAAAGCATTGTTTTAGCACTGGTGAGGAGTCGAGACGGTTTCAGAAGGCCTTGGGGGATTTCATGCATCTGGTAGGTTTGATTATGGTTTCCGATGCAATTCCCCTGCTTGGTTGGTTAGATTCTTTAACGGGATAtaagggaaaaatgaagaagacAGCTAAAGACTTGGAAGAAATACTCGAGAGCTGGATGAAGGAGCATCGACAGAAAAGGAAACTTTCAAGCATCGATGAACTGGAGCAAGACTTTATGCATGTTATGCAGACTCTCATGGATTCTGATCCGTATGCTCGGATCTCTAATACTTCTATTGAGGCCACTTGCTTGGTAAGTCTAAAACCCAACACACACTGTTGA